A DNA window from Solanum lycopersicum chromosome 3, SLM_r2.1 contains the following coding sequences:
- the LOC104646564 gene encoding uncharacterized protein, translating into MAGAEDTLTTEETNTSSVIGISLYIHPSDSPGTVLVPVQFDGERYQSWRIGVMQALSEKNKLGFIDGSCGKEDAIRQWKRCDDMVRRWILNSMTKEISDSVGYVNDSAELWKVLEDRYDHDDGEKIYEIQKEINNLRQGVLDITAYYTRMNKLGEELSILNLTSQCKSLCISTGAKDIINKVEQDRLLIQFLIGLNKEYSAVRGNILTMNPLPSMAQAFSLLIQNDPDSASDLNDGKVVDIHSVTELETKLNAASEASCLAILYFTATWCGPCRYISPFYTNLPRKYPKVAFLKADVDEARDAASRWNVSSVPSFFFIKNGKEIDKVVSTDKNSLEKKIAQYAG; encoded by the exons ATGGCGGGTGCGGAAGATACTCTTACTACTGAGGAGACCAATACTTCTAGTGTTATAGGCATTTCTCTCTATATACATCCCTCTGATAGCCCTGGGACGGTGCTGGTTCCAGTTCAATTTGACGGAGAAAGGTATCAATCCTGGAGGATAGGAGTTATGCAAGCTTTGTCAGAGAAAAACAAATTAGGTTTCATTGATGGGAGTTGTGGAAAAGAAGATGCAATTCGTCAATGGAAGAGGTGCGATGATATGGTAAGAAGATGGATATTGAATTCCATGACTAAGGAAATCTCGGATAGTGTGGGATATGTCAATGACTCTGCGGAACTTTGGAAGGTACTGGAGGATAGGTACGATCATGATGatggagaaaaaatatatgaaatacagaAAGAAATTAACAATCTCAGACAAGGAGTTTTGGATATCACTGCCTACTACACAAGGATGAACAAGTTAGGGGAAGAATTGAGCATTTTGAATCTGACAAGTCAGTGCAAAAGCTTGTGCATTAGTACTGGTGCTAAGGATATTATAAACAAAGTAGAACAGGATAGACTCTTGATCCAATTCCTCATCGGATTGAATAAAGAGTACTCCGCGGTGAGAGGCAATATCCTCACGATGAATCCACTCCCTTCCATGGCACAGGCTTTCTCCTTACTGATCCAGAAT GATCCTGACTCTGCTTCTGATTTGAATGATG GAAAAGTTGTTGACATCCATTCAGTGACGGAACTAGAGACGAAGTTAAATGCTGCTTCAGAAGCATCATGTCTAGCTATTCTTTACTTTACTGCTACATGGTGTGGCCCTTGTCGTTATATCTCTCCATTTTATACAAACCTACCCAGAAAATATCCAAAAGTTGCATTTCTGAAGGCTGATGTTGATGAGGCGAGAGACGCGGCTTCAAGATGGAATGTAAGTTCcgttccatctttctttttcataaagAATGGCAAGGAGATTGACAAGGTTGTGAGTACTGATAAGAATTCACTGGAAAAGAAGATCGCCCAATATGCAGGCTAA